From Arcticibacter tournemirensis, one genomic window encodes:
- the ccsA gene encoding cytochrome c biogenesis protein CcsA produces the protein MPLTFKYNSMGKNWWKILASVLVLYSIIAGFLAEVPHLAILHESIRNLYFHVPMWFTMIILYLISVIYSIKYLASGNENHDLWAVECVNTGIIFSFLGLATGMVWGNFTWGSPWPNDPKMNSAAIATLMYLAFLVLRNSLEEDQKRARISAVYNIFAFPVMIVLLFILPRMTDSLHPGNGGNPGFGSYDLDSNMRPVFYAACLGWILIGVWIATIRFRIRKLENKNLI, from the coding sequence ATACCTTTGACGTTTAAATATAACTCTATGGGAAAAAACTGGTGGAAAATACTTGCCTCAGTTCTTGTTCTTTATTCGATAATAGCAGGCTTTCTTGCCGAAGTGCCACATTTAGCTATTCTTCACGAAAGCATACGAAATCTGTATTTCCACGTACCTATGTGGTTTACGATGATTATCCTGTATCTTATATCTGTTATATACAGCATTAAATACCTGGCGTCGGGCAATGAAAACCACGACCTATGGGCCGTGGAGTGTGTGAATACCGGGATAATATTCAGCTTTCTTGGACTTGCAACAGGGATGGTATGGGGCAACTTTACATGGGGCTCTCCCTGGCCGAACGATCCGAAAATGAACAGCGCTGCTATTGCAACCCTGATGTACCTGGCTTTCCTGGTGCTTCGCAACTCTCTGGAAGAAGATCAGAAAAGAGCCCGCATATCAGCGGTCTATAATATTTTTGCTTTTCCTGTGATGATTGTGCTCCTTTTCATCCTTCCGCGTATGACCGATTCACTGCACCCCGGCAATGGAGGAAATCCCGGTTTTGGATCTTATGATCTCGACAGCAATATGCGCCCCGTTTTTTATGCAGCATGTTTGGGCTGGATACTTATAGGAGTATGGATTGCGACTATTCGTTTCCGTATAAGGAAACTGGAAAATAAAAACCTAATTTAA
- a CDS encoding Rossmann-like and DUF2520 domain-containing protein, with protein MMKVILIGSGNVATHLGGALKAAGHDILQVWSRNANHASALASLLSAVPIDNLDDLNDNGDIYILSVADDAIADMASDFPFKDKLLVHTSGTTELDAIKSGSSLTGVFYPLQTFSKQKPIDFRNIPIVVEGSSESISSLLLSLASDISDKTEVVNSEKRRVLHLAAVFACNFSNHLYAIAGEILAEQQLNFDLIRPLIAETAAKAQVYAPSQVQTGPAARKDFGTMERHLLYLENKQEWYKIYKVLSESIVNNTQ; from the coding sequence ATGATGAAGGTTATCCTGATAGGAAGCGGTAATGTTGCTACCCATCTCGGTGGGGCGTTAAAAGCGGCTGGTCATGATATCCTACAGGTTTGGAGCAGGAATGCGAATCATGCCTCGGCACTTGCCAGCCTTTTGTCTGCCGTTCCGATCGATAATTTAGATGATTTAAACGATAACGGGGATATTTATATATTATCCGTAGCCGACGATGCCATCGCTGATATGGCTTCGGATTTTCCTTTTAAAGATAAATTGCTGGTACACACTTCTGGCACAACAGAGCTTGATGCTATAAAAAGCGGATCATCCCTGACGGGAGTGTTTTATCCCTTGCAAACATTCTCGAAGCAAAAGCCTATAGACTTCAGGAATATTCCGATTGTGGTTGAAGGCAGCTCCGAATCGATATCATCATTGCTGCTCTCTTTAGCGTCGGATATTTCAGACAAAACAGAGGTTGTTAATTCAGAAAAAAGAAGGGTGCTGCATCTTGCCGCCGTCTTTGCCTGTAATTTTAGTAATCATCTCTATGCGATTGCCGGGGAGATCCTGGCTGAACAACAGCTGAACTTCGACCTAATCCGCCCGCTGATAGCCGAAACTGCGGCTAAAGCGCAGGTCTATGCTCCGTCGCAAGTACAAACCGGACCGGCCGCAAGAAAAGACTTTGGTACAATGGAAAGACATCTCTTGTATCTTGAAAACAAGCAGGAGTGGTACAAGATATACAAGGTGCTTAGTGAAAGCATTGTTAACAACACGCAATGA
- a CDS encoding GDYXXLXY domain-containing protein, protein MKRSSAVIILLNLLLLLIYFNWNVFEKEKTLKQGKLVLLELAPVDPRSLMQGDYMRLSYSLVQNISPHKLPKRGYCVVRLDGHQVAKKVRFQQHKLPLHEGEYLIKYFYNDFIIDLGAGSYFFEEGTQAKYVNAKYGGVRIDNEGNSVLTGLYDKSYNLIK, encoded by the coding sequence ATGAAAAGGAGTAGTGCTGTTATTATTCTTTTGAACCTGCTTCTTCTTTTAATTTACTTTAACTGGAATGTTTTTGAGAAGGAGAAAACGCTGAAGCAGGGTAAACTGGTACTGCTGGAGCTGGCGCCGGTAGATCCGCGGTCATTAATGCAGGGCGACTATATGCGACTCAGCTATTCTTTGGTGCAAAATATATCGCCGCATAAGCTGCCGAAGAGGGGGTACTGCGTGGTGCGGCTTGACGGGCATCAGGTGGCCAAAAAGGTTCGGTTTCAACAGCATAAACTCCCGCTTCATGAGGGGGAGTACCTGATAAAATACTTTTATAACGACTTCATCATTGATCTTGGAGCGGGATCTTACTTCTTTGAAGAAGGTACCCAGGCCAAATACGTGAATGCCAAATATGGGGGGGTGAGGATCGACAACGAAGGAAACAGCGTCCTCACTGGATTGTATGATAAGAGTTATAATCTGATTAAATGA
- a CDS encoding CcmD family protein — MKRIVFTALMLLISAVSVWAQPVEMADTLRGSGKIYVVVAVLAVIFIALIVYLFTIDSRLRKIEKRN; from the coding sequence ATGAAAAGAATCGTATTTACTGCTCTTATGCTATTGATTTCTGCTGTTTCTGTGTGGGCGCAGCCTGTTGAAATGGCTGATACGCTACGCGGATCGGGTAAGATCTATGTTGTAGTTGCTGTTCTTGCTGTCATTTTTATTGCCCTTATCGTTTATCTTTTTACGATAGATAGTCGTTTAAGGAAAATTGAAAAACGCAATTAA
- a CDS encoding NUDIX domain-containing protein, protein MSKKSAGILVYRYKDERLQVLLVHPGGPFFLKKDAGVWSIPKGEYSDREDPLEVARREFFEETGNTIASANFTPLTPVRLKSGKTISVWAAEADFDPCYICSNEFEIEWPPKSGRMQSFPETDKAEWFDTEEALLRIHPGQTPIIRELKTILDEI, encoded by the coding sequence ATGTCAAAGAAAAGCGCCGGAATACTGGTATATCGCTATAAAGATGAGCGCCTGCAGGTATTGCTGGTACATCCAGGAGGGCCATTTTTCTTGAAAAAAGACGCAGGAGTATGGTCTATCCCAAAAGGTGAATATTCCGACCGGGAAGACCCTCTTGAAGTAGCCAGGCGCGAATTCTTTGAAGAAACGGGAAACACCATCGCTAGCGCAAATTTCACTCCCTTAACTCCCGTTAGATTAAAGAGTGGAAAGACTATATCCGTATGGGCTGCGGAGGCCGACTTTGATCCATGTTATATTTGCTCCAACGAATTTGAAATAGAGTGGCCCCCAAAGTCAGGGAGAATGCAGTCATTCCCCGAAACAGACAAAGCCGAATGGTTTGATACAGAAGAAGCGTTGCTTAGGATCCATCCCGGCCAGACTCCCATCATCCGGGAGCTAAAGACTATCCTTGATGAAATCTAG
- a CDS encoding cytochrome c maturation protein CcmE — protein MKKSSIIGIIIIAIAIGVIISTYADSSTYGNFTEAQVSEAELHVVGQLNKQKKVIYDPQQDANYFAFYMHDKQGKECKVVFNGSKPQDFERSEEIVLTGKMVGGEFHASKILMKCPSKYTKDEVEVQEVHTTASVNR, from the coding sequence ATGAAGAAAAGTTCTATTATAGGGATTATTATTATTGCGATTGCAATTGGGGTGATAATTAGTACTTATGCGGATTCAAGTACCTACGGCAACTTTACAGAGGCGCAGGTTTCTGAAGCAGAACTTCACGTAGTAGGGCAGCTTAACAAGCAGAAGAAAGTAATTTACGATCCTCAGCAGGACGCAAACTATTTTGCTTTTTATATGCATGATAAGCAGGGCAAGGAATGCAAAGTTGTTTTCAACGGATCCAAACCGCAGGATTTTGAGCGTTCTGAAGAGATTGTGCTCACGGGGAAGATGGTTGGAGGTGAGTTTCATGCTTCCAAGATCCTCATGAAGTGCCCGTCAAAATACACTAAAGATGAAGTTGAAGTACAGGAAGTACATACAACAGCTTCGGTTAACAGGTAA
- a CDS encoding heme lyase CcmF/NrfE family subunit, protein MEIQFAGEHQLPGKLGQFFIILSFGTALLSAISYYFATIKDTQDDSWKRIGRISAWLNSLAVVGIGSCLFYIIYNHFFEYHYAWAHSSRSLPVYYIISSFWEGQEGSFWLWMFWQGVLANILIWKAKSWESSVMTTVMFSQVFLASMLLGVDILGTRIGSSPFILLRNAVEGPVFSRPDYLSLIQDGNGLNPLLQNYWMVIHPPTLFLGFASMIVPFAYAVAGLWEKRYKEWPTAALPWSLFAVMILGTGIIMGSFWAYEALNFGGFWAWDPVENASIIPWLTLIAGVHVVLAYKHSGHSYFTATFLVLISFVLVLYASFLTRSGVLGETSVHSFTDLGMFWHLVIYIIAFAVLAIGILIVRWKELPITQKDEETYSREFWLFIGALILTVSCIQVIATTSIPVFNAAFGTKVAPPLDAIQHYNKWQTPFAVFVALISGFTQFLKYRNTDSRKFYASIAAILVASVVITAAFVYITRVYTNFMFIALTFAAIFSILCNARILADAMKGKWKLAGSSVAHIGFALLLVGALVAAATNKVISVNSSGVIPVAGFEKADKPGDNLMLYQNQPARMDGFIITYLSDTTIGPNTFYKINYKLLDEASGKIKEEFNLYPNAQQNPKMGLVASPDTKHYLTYDIYTHINAAPQLEKPSEAEGHDHEGHSDDEHYEKPSTHQVSPGDTVRVRNGYILVKGINRSATIAKIPLEKGDAAVALQLEAVVNGRTYPAEPLFLIKGGNKFDFAKSLEEAGLKLRFPNIYPDKQKFELMVYQKPEPPKKWVVMKAIKFPYINLFWGGTIIMVIGFLLSIFRRSKESKTV, encoded by the coding sequence ATGGAGATACAATTTGCAGGAGAACACCAGCTCCCCGGAAAACTCGGACAGTTCTTTATTATACTATCTTTTGGAACAGCGCTTTTATCAGCTATTTCTTATTATTTTGCTACGATAAAAGACACTCAGGATGATTCCTGGAAGCGTATTGGCAGGATTTCAGCATGGCTAAACAGTCTTGCGGTCGTAGGAATTGGTTCCTGCCTTTTCTACATCATCTATAACCACTTTTTCGAATATCATTACGCATGGGCACATTCGTCGCGTTCATTGCCGGTCTATTACATCATTTCCAGCTTCTGGGAAGGGCAGGAAGGTAGTTTCTGGCTCTGGATGTTCTGGCAGGGGGTGTTAGCAAATATCCTGATATGGAAAGCCAAAAGCTGGGAAAGCTCAGTGATGACGACCGTGATGTTTTCGCAGGTTTTTCTGGCCTCCATGCTTTTGGGTGTTGATATCCTGGGGACCCGAATAGGAAGCTCTCCATTTATCCTTCTCAGGAACGCGGTGGAAGGCCCGGTATTTTCGCGTCCGGATTATTTAAGCCTCATACAAGATGGCAATGGTCTGAATCCTTTGCTGCAGAACTACTGGATGGTTATCCACCCGCCTACGCTTTTCCTTGGCTTTGCGTCGATGATCGTCCCCTTTGCTTATGCTGTTGCAGGGCTGTGGGAGAAACGTTATAAAGAATGGCCGACTGCGGCGCTTCCCTGGTCTCTCTTCGCTGTTATGATTTTGGGGACAGGTATTATTATGGGTTCGTTCTGGGCTTATGAGGCTCTTAATTTCGGCGGCTTCTGGGCCTGGGATCCGGTGGAAAATGCTTCTATCATTCCGTGGTTAACACTTATTGCAGGAGTGCATGTGGTACTCGCTTACAAGCACTCGGGACATTCTTATTTTACGGCTACTTTCCTGGTTCTGATAAGTTTTGTACTTGTTTTATATGCCTCATTCTTAACGAGGAGCGGCGTTCTTGGTGAAACCTCAGTTCATTCATTTACCGATCTGGGAATGTTCTGGCATCTGGTGATTTACATAATAGCTTTCGCCGTTTTAGCGATAGGCATCCTGATCGTAAGGTGGAAAGAGCTGCCTATTACTCAGAAAGATGAAGAAACCTACTCACGTGAATTCTGGTTGTTTATTGGAGCGCTTATATTGACTGTTTCCTGCATCCAGGTGATTGCGACTACATCGATTCCCGTATTTAATGCTGCTTTTGGGACGAAGGTAGCGCCTCCTTTAGATGCGATTCAGCATTATAACAAGTGGCAAACACCTTTTGCTGTATTCGTAGCGCTTATCTCAGGCTTCACTCAGTTTTTGAAATACCGTAATACCGACTCGCGGAAGTTTTATGCTTCTATAGCAGCGATATTGGTTGCTTCGGTAGTTATTACAGCAGCTTTTGTTTACATCACCAGGGTGTATACGAACTTCATGTTTATCGCACTTACATTCGCGGCTATATTTTCGATTCTTTGCAATGCGAGGATACTGGCTGATGCAATGAAAGGGAAATGGAAGCTCGCCGGCTCTTCGGTGGCTCATATTGGTTTTGCACTGCTTCTTGTGGGGGCTCTTGTGGCTGCTGCCACCAATAAAGTGATCTCGGTGAACAGTTCCGGGGTTATACCGGTTGCAGGATTTGAAAAAGCCGACAAACCGGGTGATAATCTGATGCTCTATCAGAACCAGCCTGCCCGCATGGATGGTTTTATTATCACGTATTTAAGCGATACCACTATAGGTCCGAATACATTTTATAAAATCAACTACAAGTTGCTCGACGAGGCTTCAGGCAAGATTAAAGAAGAGTTTAATCTTTATCCAAATGCCCAGCAGAATCCTAAGATGGGACTCGTTGCCTCTCCCGATACCAAGCACTATCTTACATACGACATTTATACGCATATTAATGCTGCCCCACAGCTTGAGAAGCCTTCAGAAGCCGAAGGTCACGATCATGAGGGGCATTCGGATGATGAACACTACGAAAAGCCTTCGACTCACCAGGTCTCGCCGGGCGACACCGTACGTGTCAGAAACGGTTACATCCTTGTTAAAGGCATAAACAGAAGCGCTACTATCGCTAAAATACCGCTGGAAAAAGGGGATGCTGCAGTAGCCCTTCAGTTAGAGGCGGTGGTGAATGGCCGCACATATCCAGCTGAACCATTGTTTCTGATTAAAGGTGGCAACAAGTTTGATTTTGCAAAATCACTGGAAGAAGCGGGTCTTAAACTTCGTTTTCCAAACATTTATCCCGACAAGCAGAAATTTGAGTTAATGGTATACCAAAAACCGGAGCCGCCAAAAAAATGGGTAGTAATGAAGGCGATTAAATTTCCTTATATCAATTTATTCTGGGGAGGAACCATTATTATGGTGATAGGATTCCTGCTCTCTATTTTCAGAAGGAGTAAGGAAAGTAAGACTGTTTAA
- a CDS encoding Glu/Leu/Phe/Val family dehydrogenase, whose amino-acid sequence MADTANTSFFNDVCSFFDHAAQFTKHPAGLLDQIKACNSVYRFRFPIRKAGGGVEVIDAWRVEHSHHMSPTKGGIRYSEMVNEDEVMALAALMTYKCAIVNVPFGGAKGGIKINTKNYTIAELENITRRFTVELVKKNFIGPAIDVPAPDYGSGEREMSWIADTYYTMNPGQLDAMGCVTGKPIALHGIQGRREATGRGVAIAIRECVDVAEDMKELGLTPGIAGKRVIVQGLGNVGYHTAKFLSELGAVLVGLCEYEGAIYNSDGLNLDEVVAHRKDTGSILGFKGAMSEFKNSSLGLEQDCDILVPAALENQITSANIGRIKAKVIAEAANGPTSPDAAAAFVEKGGIIIPDMYCNAGGVTVSYFEWLKNLSHVAFGRMDKRYEENANLNLVTMVEKMTGVSLAPDQRSMIIKGASELELVNSGLEDTMVRSYHEIRNIKLSNNKISDLRTAAFVGAIEKVAISYMNMGIWP is encoded by the coding sequence ATGGCAGATACTGCAAATACAAGTTTTTTTAACGACGTCTGTTCATTTTTTGACCATGCGGCGCAATTCACAAAACATCCTGCAGGGTTACTTGACCAGATTAAAGCCTGCAACAGTGTTTATCGTTTTCGTTTTCCTATCCGTAAAGCAGGTGGTGGGGTAGAAGTTATCGATGCCTGGCGGGTAGAACATTCGCACCATATGTCGCCTACAAAGGGTGGGATCAGGTACAGTGAGATGGTGAATGAGGACGAGGTGATGGCCCTGGCCGCCCTGATGACTTACAAGTGCGCTATTGTAAACGTTCCCTTTGGCGGTGCCAAGGGCGGGATTAAGATCAATACAAAAAATTACACCATCGCTGAGCTTGAGAATATAACCAGAAGATTTACTGTCGAGCTGGTGAAGAAGAATTTTATAGGCCCTGCGATTGATGTGCCGGCACCCGACTATGGTTCGGGCGAGCGCGAGATGAGCTGGATTGCCGATACGTATTATACGATGAACCCGGGCCAGCTTGATGCTATGGGATGTGTTACCGGTAAACCTATAGCCTTACACGGCATTCAGGGTCGCCGGGAAGCGACCGGAAGAGGGGTGGCCATCGCTATCCGTGAATGCGTGGATGTTGCTGAAGATATGAAAGAACTTGGACTGACGCCCGGGATCGCCGGAAAACGCGTCATCGTTCAGGGATTAGGTAATGTGGGTTACCATACTGCTAAGTTTCTTTCGGAGCTCGGCGCTGTACTTGTAGGGTTATGTGAGTATGAGGGCGCTATTTATAACAGCGATGGGCTTAACCTGGACGAGGTGGTTGCGCATCGCAAGGATACAGGTTCCATCCTTGGCTTTAAAGGTGCCATGAGTGAGTTTAAAAATTCATCGCTGGGTTTGGAGCAGGATTGTGATATACTGGTTCCGGCAGCGCTCGAAAATCAGATCACTTCTGCTAATATCGGACGCATAAAGGCCAAGGTGATTGCCGAAGCTGCGAACGGGCCAACATCTCCGGACGCGGCCGCAGCGTTTGTGGAAAAAGGAGGTATCATTATTCCCGACATGTATTGCAATGCTGGCGGGGTTACAGTCTCTTATTTTGAATGGCTGAAGAACTTATCGCATGTGGCGTTCGGACGCATGGATAAGCGTTATGAGGAGAATGCTAATCTCAACCTGGTTACTATGGTTGAAAAGATGACAGGTGTAAGCCTTGCTCCCGACCAGCGGAGTATGATCATTAAAGGTGCGTCAGAATTAGAACTGGTCAATTCGGGTCTGGAAGATACTATGGTACGCTCTTACCACGAAATCAGAAACATTAAGTTAAGTAATAATAAAATTAGCGACCTCCGTACCGCTGCCTTTGTAGGGGCCATTGAGAAGGTGGCGATTTCTTATATGAATATGGGCATCTGGCCTTAA
- a CDS encoding DUF4401 domain-containing protein, with protein MENKPVEKLLTEIESAEGEYFEADAVEIQQELARRASLYSGLGIKALSIAGGALAGVFFMAFLFSIGLNKSGTGMLVLGLACIAAALLLQRVINSLILDTAVISAYAIGHISLAAGLNHLHVDENFTALALCAISLASILLTESFMLVFIAVLVFNGGLLAFVLINDAHYFIFLLTAFVSISFTWIHLAESSILSGNRKLNILYNPVRAGLLFSFIGLLFVLAWRDFFVLHSTPMWISSAIIIAAVMVVIQRILKTTPGISNKNYLLIYFFSFLLLLPCLFAPAIIGSVLILLLCFHTGHRSGLILAIMSFVFFVFLYYYDLGYTLLTKSAILFVSGLLFLLAWLVFKKQIKNYEKE; from the coding sequence ATGGAGAATAAACCTGTTGAAAAATTGCTGACTGAAATAGAATCTGCCGAAGGAGAGTATTTTGAGGCGGATGCTGTAGAAATACAGCAGGAACTGGCAAGGCGCGCCTCTTTGTATTCGGGCCTGGGTATAAAAGCGCTTTCGATTGCCGGAGGCGCTTTAGCGGGTGTTTTTTTTATGGCATTTCTGTTTTCTATTGGGTTAAATAAATCGGGAACGGGCATGCTTGTTTTGGGCCTGGCCTGCATCGCCGCCGCCTTGTTGTTGCAGAGGGTGATTAATAGTCTCATACTGGATACCGCTGTCATTTCCGCTTATGCTATCGGCCATATTTCTCTTGCCGCCGGTTTGAACCACCTTCATGTGGACGAAAACTTCACCGCCCTGGCTTTATGTGCCATTTCGCTGGCTAGTATCCTGCTCACCGAAAGCTTTATGCTGGTTTTTATAGCAGTGCTTGTTTTTAATGGCGGCTTGCTCGCTTTTGTGCTGATTAATGATGCGCATTATTTTATCTTTCTGTTAACTGCTTTCGTAAGTATCTCGTTTACCTGGATACATCTGGCAGAGTCGTCGATACTATCGGGGAACAGAAAACTGAATATCCTCTATAATCCTGTTCGTGCGGGCCTTTTGTTTTCATTTATTGGCTTATTGTTTGTTCTGGCATGGAGGGACTTCTTTGTGTTGCATTCGACACCAATGTGGATCTCTTCTGCGATCATCATTGCTGCTGTGATGGTCGTAATACAGCGGATACTGAAAACTACTCCCGGCATCAGCAACAAGAATTACCTGCTGATCTATTTCTTTAGCTTTCTGCTGCTCTTGCCCTGCCTTTTTGCTCCGGCTATTATTGGCTCTGTTTTAATTTTGTTGCTATGCTTTCATACCGGCCACCGCAGCGGCCTTATTCTGGCCATTATGTCTTTCGTCTTTTTTGTGTTTTTGTATTATTACGACTTAGGGTATACACTTTTAACCAAGTCGGCTATTCTGTTTGTATCAGGGCTGCTTTTTTTGCTGGCCTGGCTTGTGTTTAAAAAACAAATAAAAAATTATGAAAAGGAGTAG
- a CDS encoding HAD-IIIA family hydrolase: MKALLTTRNDILQYNMFLTKIKDIKAFILDIDGVLTDGTVHVTETGEQLRRFHVRDGYAMQRAVKNGYLICVISGGKSASVVLRLKGLGVTEVYLGVDKKLDVYNEFIKQHSLSPEQVLYMGDDIPDIPVMKVAGLPVCPADAVEEVKAVSLYISGKEGGSGCVRDVIEKVLKIQGKWIDLSPTAADDSITSA, from the coding sequence GTGAAAGCATTGTTAACAACACGCAATGATATTTTACAATATAATATGTTCCTCACAAAGATAAAAGACATAAAGGCGTTTATTCTGGATATAGACGGAGTACTTACCGATGGAACCGTACATGTGACCGAGACCGGTGAGCAACTACGACGTTTTCACGTGAGGGATGGATATGCTATGCAGAGAGCGGTGAAAAACGGCTACTTGATATGCGTTATTTCGGGTGGAAAATCGGCCAGTGTGGTTTTGCGGTTAAAGGGCCTTGGAGTTACCGAGGTTTACCTTGGTGTGGATAAGAAGCTGGATGTATATAATGAATTTATAAAACAACATTCCCTTTCGCCTGAGCAGGTGCTTTATATGGGAGACGATATTCCGGATATTCCTGTAATGAAAGTTGCCGGGCTTCCGGTATGTCCTGCGGATGCGGTAGAAGAGGTGAAGGCTGTGAGCTTGTATATCTCTGGTAAAGAGGGGGGCAGCGGCTGCGTGAGAGATGTTATTGAAAAAGTATTAAAGATACAGGGTAAATGGATTGATCTGAGTCCCACGGCTGCAGACGACTCTATTACCTCTGCCTGA
- the xseB gene encoding exodeoxyribonuclease VII small subunit: protein MEEQSLTYEVAFEELKRIAKEIESESVSVDVLAEKVKRASVLVTFCQAKLRSAESEVNNIIAQMDQNTR, encoded by the coding sequence ATGGAGGAACAGAGCTTAACTTATGAGGTGGCTTTTGAGGAGCTGAAAAGGATAGCAAAAGAGATCGAATCGGAATCTGTATCGGTGGATGTGCTGGCCGAAAAAGTGAAGAGGGCGTCTGTGCTGGTGACCTTTTGTCAGGCAAAGCTCCGGTCGGCCGAATCGGAGGTAAACAATATCATCGCCCAGATGGATCAGAATACCCGCTAG
- the xseA gene encoding exodeoxyribonuclease VII large subunit, which produces MTSLPSIRLSDLAAEVLQVIEQSFASKSYWVIADVTNHTFKQQSNYHYFELVEKDAASNNVVVKFPARAWGTGSQKIAQFEKLTGQRFGNDINVLVNVSVEYHATYGLRLSVTGIDPNFTLGLLEQQRQETLNRLVREYPDHIQLIDGRYITYNSRLRLNRVIQRIAILSSSTSAGFQDFTHTLENNNHAYRFLTDHYVVMVHGENNARQFVDKIVEVYHSGIAYDAMVIIRGGGAQTDFLLFNDYTVGRAIARFPIPVITGIGHQKNETIADLMAHTSTKTPTQAAEFIIAHNRKFEEDLLGLQKRLVIKLQQTISGQSRALALLHSLTVNYIRNYLDDKNELLNRQNQLITGHSKSLLFKHRSILHNLSSLVSANPRMIIYNRKADLKNICSNLSTFNGLYLKNRQSELNHYVSVIRMMAPENIMKKGFAVIKAKGRITSSADGIEKGEDIVILFAKKEIKAKVESKENYGGTELNL; this is translated from the coding sequence ATGACCAGTCTTCCATCTATTCGTTTATCCGACTTAGCTGCCGAGGTCTTACAGGTAATTGAACAGAGCTTTGCCTCGAAGTCGTATTGGGTGATTGCTGATGTGACGAACCATACCTTTAAACAACAGAGCAACTATCACTATTTCGAGCTGGTGGAAAAGGATGCCGCATCGAATAATGTGGTTGTTAAATTTCCTGCCAGGGCATGGGGAACGGGATCGCAGAAAATAGCGCAGTTTGAAAAGCTTACCGGGCAACGGTTTGGCAATGACATCAATGTTCTTGTAAATGTATCGGTTGAGTATCACGCCACTTATGGATTGCGGCTCAGTGTAACCGGCATCGACCCTAACTTTACTTTAGGCTTGCTGGAACAACAGCGCCAGGAAACGCTTAACCGCCTCGTAAGGGAGTATCCTGATCATATTCAGCTTATTGATGGTCGTTATATTACGTATAACAGCCGGCTTCGCTTAAACAGGGTGATCCAGCGCATTGCCATTCTTTCTTCGAGCACCTCGGCCGGGTTTCAGGATTTTACGCATACGCTCGAAAATAACAATCATGCTTATCGCTTTCTTACGGATCATTATGTAGTAATGGTGCACGGTGAAAACAATGCCCGCCAGTTCGTTGATAAAATAGTGGAGGTTTATCATTCGGGGATCGCGTACGATGCAATGGTTATTATCAGAGGGGGAGGCGCCCAAACGGATTTCCTTCTTTTTAACGACTATACTGTTGGCCGCGCCATAGCGAGGTTCCCGATACCGGTGATTACAGGCATCGGGCATCAGAAAAACGAGACGATTGCCGACCTTATGGCCCATACTTCAACGAAAACACCTACGCAGGCTGCCGAGTTCATTATCGCTCATAACAGGAAGTTTGAGGAAGACCTGCTTGGTCTTCAGAAACGTTTGGTGATTAAACTGCAGCAGACTATCTCGGGGCAGTCCAGGGCGCTTGCTTTGCTTCATTCTCTGACGGTAAACTATATCCGGAATTATCTGGACGATAAAAATGAACTGCTGAACCGGCAGAATCAGCTGATTACGGGCCATTCAAAATCCTTGCTTTTTAAGCACCGATCGATTCTTCATAACCTTTCTTCGCTTGTTTCGGCTAACCCCAGGATGATAATTTATAACCGGAAGGCAGACCTGAAGAATATTTGCAGTAACTTGAGTACTTTTAACGGCTTATATCTTAAGAACAGGCAAAGCGAGTTAAATCACTATGTCTCAGTGATCAGAATGATGGCCCCTGAAAATATTATGAAGAAGGGCTTTGCCGTTATAAAGGCAAAAGGCAGGATTACGAGTAGTGCCGACGGAATTGAAAAGGGGGAGGATATCGTTATACTGTTTGCGAAAAAAGAGATTAAAGCAAAAGTAGAATCAAAAGAAAATTATGGAGGAACAGAGCTTAACTTATGA